One Rhizoctonia solani chromosome 2, complete sequence DNA segment encodes these proteins:
- a CDS encoding DEAD/DEAH box helicase: MPPKRKRNSGATTDSGPSKPPNQRTSNPAPKAQSKGKVVAKKSEESNWPTFFQDLFKVYKKALAITFSLVRQSVENILKRPLELERVAQIKKDGTPDIYAPQNFSGDSSEEEHVLVLDFAESRKVKGSQRGSQGSGLILPVALTPAGVKNLIEKRNDRFCAAVNELIAACAVTSEDPVALVTSAAHDHIPINPASILESTISGSSEALTIPSSSERPSIESVIKSFKDFHEARPYREQIVYERVFDKREARWGELARPISNNVANALKMARGVTGFYSHQAAAINSIWDKRTSLYPQALLQERVLFIRYMAQPETAYHTCDELVLISKVPILCALEKDKTATAMFIYPTKALAQDQKGAIEQLLLRCPGLEDIKVATYDGDTPQALRNTVRQTASIIFTNFDMLHASIIPNEEHWRRFLKNLHLVVVDELHYYTGAFGSHAAMIMRRLRRVCAANGNQNIRYISCSATITNPRQHMADIFGIEDVEVITDDGAPAGQKHFVLWNPPHIDPLNPSAGKGVRTIVFCKVRRTYILAKVRASRRILAKRSTKIEHEAFSGNLLGLVATNALELGVDIGTLDAVIVLGFPFGLASLRQQMGRAGRRARDALTVLVADSRAIDQHYVNHPDELFSTLKRDGDGWYHTNPKFLPFPSKYISIRGIEEEKYVVIDTTLHSEGQVKILEEIEVSRAIFELYEGGVFMHQGQTYIVTQVSHDEKQARIFRSDVNWTTRPRDFTDINAIQTHRIRAVFGFLKLRGQEILDIVDIQTPPYERTTTGMWMDVPKFILQLLKDKGISPAEAIHAASHAVLNRTHLSSDLKTECKVPSKEYANGIPQKTPCPVIYLSFLEFS, encoded by the exons ATGCCTCCAAAACGAAAGAGAAATTCGGGAGCGACCACTGATTCGGGTCCTTCTAAGCCTCCTAACCAGCGCACGTCCAATCCTGCACCAAAAGCACAGTCCAAAGGAAAGGTTGTTGCGAAGAAGTCTGAAGAGTCGAACTGGCCCACGTTTTTTCAAGAT CTATTTAAAGTGTACAAG AAAGCACTGGCAATCACTTTCTCTCTTGTCCGCCAATCAGTTGAAAACATTCTAAAAAG GCCTTTGGAACTGGAGCGTGTGGCGCAAATCAA GAAAGATGGGACACCCGATATATACGCGCCACAAAACTTTTCAGGAGATAGCAGCGAAGAGGAACATGTCCTTGTTCTGGATTTTGCAGAGTCGCGGAAAGTGAAAGGCTCACAACG TGGTTCTCAAGGCAGTGGGCTTATTCTTCCTGTTGCTCTGACTCCCGCTGGTGTAAAGAACCTGATCGAGAAACGGAACGATCGGTTTTGTGCAGCAGTGAATGA GTTGATTGCGGCGTGTGCAGTAACATCCGAGGATCCGGTAGCACTGGTTACTAGTGCGGCCCATGATCACATTCCGATTAACCCTGCCTCGATACTAGAGAGTACGATTTCAGGCTCTTCAGAGGCCCTCACTATTCCAAGTTCTTCGGAGCGGCCCTCTATAGAAAGCGTAATAAAATCCTTTAAAGACTTCCATGAAGCTCGCCCATACCGTGAGCAGATTGTCTACGAGCGAGTCTTTGACAAACGCGAGGCTCGTTGGG GCGAACTTGCGCGGCCAATATCGAATAATGTAGCCAATGCCTTGAAGATGGCTCGGGGCGTGACTGGTTTCTATTCGCATCAAGCGGCCGCTATTAATTCAATATGGGACAAAAGAACGTCATTGTATCCACAAGCACTGCTTCAGGAAAGAGTGTTATTTATCAGGTACATGGCACAACCAGAAACTGCTTATCACACTTGTGACGAACTTGTACTCATTTCCAAGGTTCCTATTCTCTGCGCACTTGAGAAGGATAAGACCGCGACAGCTATGTTCATTTATCCGACCAAA GCACTTGCACAAGATCAAAAAGGGGCGATTGAGCAACTTTTACTCCGGTGCCCAGGTTTGGAGGATATTAaa GTTGCAACCTATGATGGGGATACCCCACAAGCGCTAAGAAACACTGTAAGGCAGACGGCATCTATTATATTTACCAACTTC GACATGCTTCATGCTTCCATTATTCCTAATGAGGAACACTGGAGGAG ATTTCTCAAAAATCTGCATCTTGTAGTTGTGGATGAGCTTCACTATTATACAGGAGCTTTCGGAAGCCACGCCGCTATGATTATGCGTCGCTTAAGAAGAGTCTGCGCAGCCAATGGAA ATCAGAACATACGGTACATTAGCTGCAGCGCAACGATTACTAACCCTCGTCAG CATATGGCTGATATTTTCGGAATTGAA GACGTGGAAGTAATTACAGACGATGGGGCCCCAGCAGGGCAAAAACACTTTGTGTTGTGGAACCCTCCGCACATAGATCCATTGAACCCATCTGCAGGCAAA GGCGTGCGAACAATTGTATTCTGCAAG GTCCGTCGTACTT ATATCTTGGCTAAGGTTAGAGCATCGAGGCGGATACTCGCAAAGC GATCGACGAAAATTGAGCACGAAGCCTTTTCTGGAAATTTACTGGGATTAGTTGCAACAAATGCACTGGAACTGGGTGTTGACATTGGTACGCTTGATGCAGTTATTGTCCTTGGATTCCCGTTCGGATTAGCCAGTCTG CGTCAACAAATGGGGCGTGCCGGTCGACGTGCCCGTGACGCGCTGACTGTGCTTGTTGCTGACTCTCGCGCTATTGATCAACACTATGTGAATCACCCAGATGAATTATTTTCAAC TTTGAAGCGAGATGGGGACGGCTG GTATCACACCAATCCTAAATTTCTCCCATTCCCCTCCAAATATATCTCCATCAGAGGTATTGAGGAAGAAAAGTATGTGGTCATTGATACCACTTTACATTCGGAGGGACAGGTGAAGATTTTGGAAGAGATTGAAGTTTCAAGAGCGATATTTGAG TTATATGAAGGCGGAGTG TTCATGCATCAGGGCCAAACATATATT GTTACCCAAGTTAGCCATGATGAGAAACAAGCTCGAATTTTTCGTTCCGACGTGAACTGGACCACGCGCCCTCG CGATTTCAC TGACATCAACGCTATCCAAACCCACCGCATCCGTGCT GTTTTTGGCTTTCTCAAGTTAAG AGGCCAAGAAATACTTGACATTGTGGATATTCAAACCCCTCCCTACGAACGCACAACCACTG GAATGTGGATGGACGTCCCCAAGTTCATTCTTCAGCTCCTCAAAGATAAAGGAATTAGCCCTGCTGAGGCTATACATGCTGCCTCACATGCAGTCCTTAATCGAACACATCTTTCTAGCGATTTGAAGACAGAATGCAAAGTCCCTTCGAAGGAATATGCCAACGGGATTCCTCAGAAAACGCCCTGCCCGGTTATATATCTCTCATTTCTGGAATTCAGTTAG